One window from the genome of Treponema sp. OMZ 838 encodes:
- a CDS encoding carboxylesterase family protein, with translation MKTVQTEIGRVYADIVGKTEEGRTVYSILSVPYAQGKRFEYAKILNKKDYTPETVINRTETVCFPQRKYPLFLNILMKHHMLRPEFQPLKDTQTENAFVVNIWAPDNFTKKKPVLVFLHGGGEGSGTVPIYTMAHIAEQGIVAVTITYRIGNFGYMPVFEKGEVRGSLSYLDQQAALTWIHNNINSFGGDNTNITLMGHCGGAVAALYHYLNPLSNNLFHKLMLCAGNVPILSEYDFAKNEYEKMLSKNHLNGLEDLKKLSAKKLMKLKGGQNDIIDGKFFTEHPMNLLERGSFPCMPVLIGSNKDEFSMIELPMYYKALGITKNKEHLKEFLLKKYGEFADSLESELKPEANGIVDLQIQIMELLVFHSSALFLMEKIGEKSPVYGYRMNYIPNLYNGLRGSYHGAELAFFFGTIDNMNIHITDENKAAVIAIQKDWIQFIKFGKIEGRPLFNETGKITEYDKDIKTIPFPHANLIHHIQKSGIADKLRKEYIQNRR, from the coding sequence ATGAAAACAGTACAGACAGAAATCGGCAGAGTATATGCGGATATAGTCGGAAAAACGGAAGAAGGCAGAACAGTGTATTCTATATTGAGCGTCCCCTATGCACAAGGAAAAAGATTTGAATATGCAAAAATTCTTAATAAAAAAGACTATACACCGGAAACAGTAATTAACCGAACGGAGACAGTATGCTTTCCGCAGAGAAAATATCCGCTGTTTTTAAATATTTTAATGAAACATCATATGCTGCGTCCGGAATTTCAACCGTTAAAAGATACCCAAACGGAAAATGCATTTGTAGTAAACATATGGGCACCTGACAATTTTACGAAAAAGAAACCGGTGCTTGTATTTTTACACGGCGGAGGAGAAGGATCGGGAACGGTTCCGATATACACAATGGCGCATATTGCCGAACAAGGTATTGTAGCGGTTACAATTACTTATCGAATAGGAAACTTCGGCTATATGCCTGTTTTTGAAAAAGGAGAAGTAAGAGGGTCGCTTTCCTACCTTGATCAGCAAGCAGCTTTAACTTGGATTCATAATAATATCAACTCATTCGGCGGAGATAATACAAACATTACACTTATGGGGCATTGCGGAGGCGCAGTCGCAGCCCTGTATCATTATTTAAATCCGCTGAGTAATAATCTGTTTCATAAACTCATGCTTTGTGCGGGAAATGTCCCGATACTGTCTGAATATGATTTCGCAAAAAATGAATATGAAAAAATGCTGTCAAAAAATCATTTAAACGGACTTGAAGACCTGAAAAAATTGTCGGCTAAAAAATTGATGAAACTAAAAGGAGGTCAAAATGATATCATTGACGGCAAGTTTTTTACAGAGCACCCGATGAATCTGTTGGAACGAGGATCATTCCCTTGTATGCCGGTACTGATAGGGTCAAATAAAGATGAATTTTCCATGATTGAATTACCGATGTACTACAAAGCCCTTGGAATTACAAAGAACAAAGAACATTTAAAAGAATTTCTGTTGAAAAAATACGGAGAATTTGCAGATTCTCTTGAATCCGAACTAAAACCGGAAGCGAACGGAATCGTAGACTTACAAATTCAAATCATGGAGTTGCTTGTATTTCACTCAAGTGCACTGTTCCTCATGGAAAAAATCGGAGAAAAATCTCCCGTATACGGATATAGAATGAATTATATTCCTAATCTATATAATGGACTTCGCGGCTCATATCATGGGGCGGAACTTGCATTTTTCTTCGGCACCATAGATAACATGAATATACACATTACCGATGAAAATAAGGCTGCCGTTATTGCAATTCAAAAGGACTGGATACAGTTTATTAAGTTCGGCAAAATAGAAGGGCGTCCGCTTTTTAATGAAACCGGAAAAATTACAGAATATGATAAAGATATCAAAACCATACCGTTTCCGCATGCAAATCTTATTCACCATATTCAAAAGAGCGGTATTGCCGATAAGCTCAGAAAAGAATATATACAGAACCGTAGATAA
- a CDS encoding YbgA family protein has protein sequence MRESNQLKECQKLWAVHKYLVLSKSGSIYNEIREYLKRENAQVQHVLTLIDQACTLPEDRGQVCNAFQHIWGYFKKQATQDEKAEFMYCLEQYRSGQAEQEILLGAVRKLLAVYPNKYLQQSHLLFGEQDETVASRYD, from the coding sequence ATGAGAGAATCGAATCAATTAAAAGAATGTCAGAAACTTTGGGCAGTACATAAGTATCTCGTTCTCAGCAAGTCCGGCTCTATTTATAACGAGATTCGCGAGTATTTAAAGCGGGAGAATGCACAAGTGCAGCATGTGTTGACTCTCATTGATCAGGCGTGCACTTTACCGGAGGATCGAGGACAAGTCTGCAACGCGTTTCAGCATATCTGGGGATATTTTAAGAAGCAGGCTACTCAGGATGAAAAGGCGGAGTTTATGTATTGTTTGGAGCAATATCGCAGCGGTCAGGCGGAACAGGAAATTTTGTTGGGCGCTGTGCGCAAGCTCCTTGCAGTCTACCCTAACAAGTATTTGCAGCAATCGCATCTATTATTCGGAGAACAAGATGAGACTGTGGCATCAAGATATGATTAG
- a CDS encoding TIGR02328 family protein gives MISKLPRQQLLGQHRECCALRGNGWGRQHATVNYVFRYSPYLLYCYHRLIMAEMNRRGYRVSPEWLDKDYRGRRCPSYNNLAVIEVLNPIYTEHDDCYYRECLKNLETKGIHLD, from the coding sequence ATGATTAGCAAACTCCCGCGTCAACAGCTGTTGGGACAACATAGGGAGTGTTGTGCCTTGCGCGGAAACGGCTGGGGCAGGCAGCATGCAACTGTCAATTATGTTTTTCGTTATTCACCCTATCTGCTTTATTGTTATCACCGACTCATTATGGCAGAGATGAATCGGCGAGGCTACAGGGTCAGTCCGGAGTGGTTGGACAAAGACTATCGCGGCAGGAGATGTCCGTCATATAACAATTTAGCGGTCATCGAAGTACTCAACCCCATATATACTGAACATGATGATTGCTATTATCGTGAGTGTCTCAAGAATTTGGAAACCAAGGGAATTCATTTGGATTAA
- a CDS encoding carboxylesterase, whose protein sequence is MKNAVVYIHGKGGSADEALYYKKFFNDDYELLGFNYESELPWQANEEFQNYFDSIIPNYNEILLIANSIGAYFSMLSLSEKPIKKALFVSPIVDMENIILHMMKRAKISEEKLRLKKIINIPFGEPLSWEYLSFVRKNPIAWNIPTGILYGKKDDMTSLETMTNFANKIHADLTVFDNGEHWFHTEEQMNFLDTWFRRFIQ, encoded by the coding sequence ATGAAAAATGCGGTTGTATATATACACGGAAAAGGCGGTTCTGCCGATGAAGCGCTTTACTATAAAAAGTTTTTTAATGATGATTATGAGCTTTTAGGTTTTAATTATGAATCGGAATTACCTTGGCAGGCCAATGAAGAATTTCAAAACTATTTTGATTCCATTATTCCGAATTATAATGAAATCCTATTAATTGCAAACAGTATAGGGGCATATTTTTCTATGTTGTCCTTATCGGAAAAACCGATCAAAAAAGCACTGTTTGTTTCCCCCATTGTCGATATGGAAAATATCATTTTACACATGATGAAACGGGCAAAGATATCTGAAGAAAAACTTAGACTGAAAAAAATCATCAACATTCCGTTCGGCGAACCTTTATCGTGGGAATATCTTTCTTTTGTTAGAAAAAATCCTATAGCATGGAACATTCCTACCGGCATTCTTTACGGTAAAAAAGACGATATGACTTCTTTAGAGACAATGACGAATTTTGCGAATAAAATACATGCGGACCTAACGGTTTTTGATAATGGAGAACATTGGTTTCATACTGAAGAACAAATGAATTTTTTGGATACTTGGTTTAGAAGATTCATTCAATAG
- a CDS encoding flavodoxin family protein: METVIIHGQNHKGSTYHIANNLALKVGGNIKEFFLPKDFGEFCTGCTKCFLESEKQCPHFDRLNPITETIDKADLIILASPVYVMHPTGSMKAFLDHYGYRWMVHRPEETMFSKQGVCISTAAGGGMKSANKDMADSLFFWGVAEIYTYGKAVQAVKWQDVSEKDKKSIDKALSSLAKKITDKYGKAKPGIKTKLMFNIIRLLQNKIRNRADTDYWQEKGWRDKNRPWK, from the coding sequence ATGGAAACAGTGATTATACACGGACAAAATCATAAGGGATCAACATATCATATTGCGAACAATCTGGCATTGAAAGTCGGGGGAAACATAAAAGAGTTTTTTTTGCCGAAAGATTTCGGTGAGTTTTGTACCGGTTGTACAAAGTGTTTTTTAGAATCGGAAAAACAATGTCCGCATTTCGACAGACTTAACCCTATTACCGAGACGATAGACAAAGCCGATTTGATTATTCTTGCAAGTCCCGTATATGTAATGCACCCAACGGGTTCTATGAAAGCATTTTTAGATCATTACGGATATCGTTGGATGGTACACCGGCCGGAGGAAACAATGTTTTCGAAGCAGGGTGTGTGTATTTCCACTGCCGCGGGTGGGGGTATGAAATCTGCAAATAAAGATATGGCAGACAGTTTGTTTTTTTGGGGAGTTGCTGAAATTTACACATACGGCAAAGCTGTTCAGGCTGTAAAATGGCAAGATGTAAGTGAAAAAGATAAAAAATCCATAGATAAAGCATTAAGCTCTCTTGCAAAAAAAATTACCGATAAGTACGGTAAAGCGAAGCCCGGAATAAAAACAAAACTGATGTTCAATATCATACGCCTCTTACAAAATAAAATCCGGAATCGGGCAGATACGGATTATTGGCAGGAAAAGGGATGGCGGGATAAAAACCGTCCGTGGAAATAA
- a CDS encoding type II CAAX endopeptidase family protein codes for MNFSKKSETLRQQKNLVQEELTEKCSQNRQAITISVDCINKPYIYRPVRFYVTTILATWGFWFCALIFKEGFICTLTMLLGLLSPAIIALITVFGSKSKELKADFKRKIFRFYKLRLKYIFAAVIVFALIVSCSILLSTLWGQSLNQFSVTEGFSFTGAGVTSAFLTILLASVLEEVGWRGYGEDSIAQYCSWFTESIIFGFVWALWHLPLFFIPGTYHFGIREINVLYMFNFFISVIPFGFITTWVYVKNNRSMLASIIFHLFVNFMQEKIAMTQTTKCVETICVTVAAVIIVFTNKDMFFEKRHIGRILES; via the coding sequence ATGAACTTTTCGAAAAAATCAGAAACCTTGCGACAGCAAAAGAATCTTGTGCAGGAAGAACTTACAGAAAAATGCAGTCAAAATCGTCAGGCAATAACCATATCGGTAGATTGCATAAACAAACCCTATATATACAGACCCGTAAGGTTTTATGTTACGACCATTCTAGCAACATGGGGCTTTTGGTTTTGCGCGCTTATTTTTAAAGAAGGTTTTATTTGTACACTCACAATGCTGCTCGGACTCCTTTCACCGGCAATAATTGCACTCATCACCGTGTTTGGTTCAAAAAGTAAAGAACTAAAAGCGGACTTTAAACGCAAGATCTTCAGGTTTTATAAATTAAGACTGAAATACATTTTTGCTGCCGTAATTGTTTTTGCACTGATAGTCAGCTGCTCAATTTTACTTTCAACGTTGTGGGGGCAGTCTTTAAATCAGTTTTCCGTCACGGAGGGTTTTTCTTTTACCGGAGCAGGAGTCACTTCCGCATTTTTAACGATTTTGCTTGCTTCGGTTTTGGAAGAAGTAGGTTGGCGCGGTTACGGTGAAGACTCAATCGCTCAATATTGCAGTTGGTTCACAGAATCGATTATATTCGGCTTTGTATGGGCATTATGGCACCTACCGCTGTTTTTCATCCCAGGCACCTACCATTTTGGAATACGTGAAATAAATGTTTTGTATATGTTCAACTTTTTTATTTCCGTTATTCCGTTCGGTTTTATAACAACATGGGTTTACGTGAAAAATAACCGAAGCATGCTTGCAAGTATTATTTTTCACCTTTTTGTAAACTTCATGCAGGAAAAGATTGCGATGACCCAAACGACAAAATGCGTCGAAACAATCTGTGTTACAGTTGCCGCTGTAATTATCGTTTTTACAAACAAAGATATGTTCTTTGAAAAACGCCATATAGGGAGAATATTGGAAAGCTGA
- a CDS encoding protein-ADP-ribose hydrolase — MTQKERRIFLIEYLLRENPNYRDVQMPNDEDEQKNLLRSLMNVRPPQHTSEEFLRIQDSYLQEAIRQRGITDLANLKPATGRGNGDWYVWRGDITTLKVDAIVNAANSGMTGCWQPCHACIDNCIHTFAGIQLRAVCADIMQKQGHKEPIGTAKITPAFNLPCKYVLHTVGPIISGQLTDRDCTLLANCYTSCLNLAAENGVGSVAFCCISTGVFRFPAQKAAEIAVSTVEDWKAKNNSTMKIVFNVFSKQDEAIYNKLMS; from the coding sequence ATGACACAAAAGGAACGGCGTATTTTTTTAATCGAATATCTTTTAAGGGAAAATCCCAACTATCGCGATGTGCAGATGCCGAATGATGAGGATGAACAGAAGAACCTGCTCCGTTCTCTGATGAACGTTCGTCCGCCGCAGCATACAAGCGAAGAATTCTTGCGCATACAGGACAGCTATTTGCAGGAAGCGATCCGGCAGCGCGGCATTACCGACCTTGCCAATTTAAAACCGGCTACCGGACGGGGTAACGGGGATTGGTATGTGTGGCGGGGTGACATTACAACGCTTAAGGTCGATGCGATTGTGAACGCGGCGAACAGCGGTATGACCGGATGCTGGCAACCCTGCCATGCATGTATCGACAACTGCATCCACACCTTCGCAGGTATTCAGCTGCGCGCCGTGTGTGCCGACATTATGCAAAAACAAGGACACAAAGAGCCGATCGGAACAGCAAAGATTACGCCTGCGTTTAACCTGCCATGTAAGTATGTGCTGCATACCGTAGGGCCGATTATCAGCGGTCAACTTACCGACCGCGACTGCACGCTGCTTGCAAACTGCTACACGTCCTGTCTGAACCTCGCAGCGGAAAACGGCGTAGGATCTGTTGCCTTTTGCTGTATTTCCACCGGTGTGTTCCGGTTCCCTGCTCAAAAAGCTGCGGAGATTGCCGTCTCAACGGTTGAAGACTGGAAAGCAAAAAACAACAGCACAATGAAAATCGTGTTTAATGTATTCAGCAAACAGGATGAAGCCATTTATAACAAATTGATGTCTTGA
- a CDS encoding flagellar hook-length control protein FliK, whose protein sequence is MQALDVQNDMQPVNYTDAVQSSNQDKKNAKEPDVKGSSFIDIIKKLMAEETDSRTAGEEKISGSTALAQEASEQTERKKNAAAQTELSRLKNKAGKHSDMRAQHLAEADAREGEAAEALADADVLLAFEDGIDVKNALENGADKQLQTSMFAQAETDAVPEGAALLSAEEAQLLKKQKNGKAESGMAVGISASGTAELPGKLKKNADEPAADRSLEKSTKAQQVKQHKPVFTIIDERTVNAAPVVADGSVHEAGAAVRVTNAPSVDMAADFRSMTAGLGTAANGTQTTQESGAPSFASLVAQQVQDMAPDFVQAGRIVLQDNNAGVIRLQMQPAHLGNVRINLELAGGKKIVGKIITGSKEAYEAFKESIEQLAKAFEQGGFASAQFDVSWSGEGGGQFDGENGQFNELFAQNDRLEVMQGNRYADTETVYAFGQDQAVNVFA, encoded by the coding sequence ATGCAAGCACTTGATGTCCAGAACGATATGCAGCCGGTCAATTACACGGATGCGGTACAGTCAAGTAATCAGGATAAAAAAAATGCAAAAGAACCTGATGTGAAGGGCTCATCCTTTATTGATATAATAAAAAAGCTGATGGCGGAGGAGACCGACAGCCGTACTGCGGGAGAAGAAAAAATATCCGGCAGCACCGCATTGGCTCAAGAGGCGTCGGAACAGACTGAGCGTAAAAAAAATGCTGCGGCGCAAACCGAATTATCCCGGTTAAAGAACAAAGCCGGGAAACACAGCGATATGCGCGCACAACACCTTGCCGAAGCAGATGCACGGGAAGGGGAAGCTGCCGAAGCGCTTGCAGACGCGGACGTTTTGCTTGCCTTTGAAGACGGGATCGATGTAAAGAATGCGCTTGAAAACGGCGCGGATAAGCAGCTTCAAACTTCGATGTTTGCTCAAGCGGAGACGGATGCCGTGCCTGAGGGAGCCGCTTTACTGTCTGCCGAAGAAGCTCAACTGTTAAAAAAGCAGAAAAACGGCAAAGCGGAATCCGGCATGGCTGTAGGTATATCGGCTTCCGGTACGGCAGAGCTGCCCGGAAAGCTGAAGAAAAATGCCGATGAGCCCGCCGCGGATCGTTCTCTCGAAAAAAGCACAAAAGCGCAGCAGGTAAAACAGCACAAGCCGGTGTTTACCATTATAGATGAACGCACGGTGAATGCCGCTCCGGTTGTTGCGGACGGTTCCGTACACGAAGCGGGCGCCGCCGTGCGGGTTACCAATGCGCCGTCGGTTGATATGGCGGCGGACTTCCGCAGTATGACGGCAGGTTTGGGCACCGCTGCAAACGGTACGCAGACAACACAGGAGAGCGGCGCACCGAGTTTTGCGTCGTTGGTGGCGCAGCAGGTGCAGGATATGGCACCCGACTTTGTGCAGGCAGGACGGATTGTGCTGCAGGATAACAACGCAGGCGTCATCCGCTTGCAGATGCAGCCCGCGCATCTCGGCAATGTCAGAATCAATTTGGAATTGGCCGGCGGGAAGAAAATCGTCGGGAAGATTATCACGGGATCAAAAGAAGCGTACGAAGCGTTTAAAGAAAGCATCGAACAGCTTGCCAAGGCCTTTGAACAGGGCGGATTCGCAAGTGCGCAATTTGATGTCAGCTGGTCGGGCGAAGGCGGCGGGCAATTTGATGGTGAGAACGGTCAATTTAATGAATTATTTGCACAAAATGACCGGCTTGAGGTAATGCAGGGTAATCGTTATGCCGATACTGAAACTGTCTATGCCTTCGGGCAAGATCAAGCGGTGAATGTATTTGCGTAA
- the flgD gene encoding flagellar hook assembly protein FlgD codes for MNIGMVAQGNGIPMPSFDMSPEEKARLNMEVDTINKQNFPEGRKPKQELGKDDFLQLLVAQLTHQDPTSPMEDTQFVAQMAQFTSLEQLTNMNQSFGTLNRLIGDSSAVNVVGKQVDIQQSSGTVSGTITAATRGENPQVQVNGKWYAWSDVQTVYANN; via the coding sequence ATGAATATCGGTATGGTAGCGCAGGGAAACGGAATTCCGATGCCTTCTTTTGACATGAGTCCGGAAGAAAAAGCCCGGCTCAACATGGAAGTAGACACAATCAATAAACAGAATTTTCCGGAAGGGAGAAAGCCGAAGCAGGAGCTGGGAAAGGACGATTTTCTCCAGTTGCTCGTAGCACAGCTGACTCATCAAGATCCTACCAGCCCGATGGAAGATACTCAGTTTGTCGCTCAGATGGCACAGTTTACGTCGCTTGAGCAGCTGACGAATATGAACCAGAGCTTCGGAACCTTGAACAGACTGATCGGAGATTCTTCGGCGGTTAATGTGGTCGGTAAGCAGGTTGATATCCAACAGAGCAGCGGTACCGTTTCGGGAACCATTACGGCTGCGACCCGCGGAGAAAACCCGCAGGTACAGGTTAACGGCAAATGGTATGCATGGTCGGACGTACAAACCGTCTATGCAAATAACTAA
- the flgE gene encoding flagellar hook protein FlgE — MMRSLFSGVSGMQNHQTRMDVIGNNIANVNTTGFKRGRVNFQDLISQQLSGASRPNEEVGGVNPKEVGLGVMVASIDTVHTQGALQSTGINTDIAVQGNGFFVLKSGEKSFYTRAGAFGVDKDGTMVNPANGMRVQGWMAQEVDGTRLINTSAQTEDLIIPIGQKIDARATTSVNYACNLDKRLPELPENANRAQVLESTWTTEFKVYDTFGETHELNLSFSRVPGTQNQWLATVNVDPENAEATATRTGVGTTEGTGNTFTVTFDNYGHLASVTDTAGNASAAAGQVLVQVSYNVPGATAGEDGAPVRHTFDINLGEIGTSRNTITQFAERSTTKAYEQDGYAMGYLENFKIDQSGIITGVYSNGVSNEIGQLAMAGFANQGGLEKAGENTYIQSNNSGIANITTSGVMGKGKLIAGTLEMSNVDLTDQFTDMIITQRGFQAGAKTIQTSDTMLETVLNLKR; from the coding sequence ATGATGCGGTCATTATTTTCCGGCGTTTCCGGAATGCAGAATCACCAAACCAGAATGGATGTTATCGGTAACAATATTGCAAACGTGAATACCACAGGCTTTAAGCGCGGACGGGTTAATTTTCAGGATTTGATTTCTCAGCAGTTGAGCGGCGCTTCCCGTCCGAACGAAGAAGTCGGCGGCGTGAACCCGAAAGAAGTCGGCCTCGGTGTTATGGTTGCCAGCATCGACACCGTGCATACGCAGGGCGCTTTGCAGTCAACCGGCATCAATACCGATATCGCGGTGCAGGGAAACGGTTTCTTCGTACTCAAGTCGGGTGAAAAGAGCTTTTATACTCGCGCCGGTGCCTTCGGTGTCGATAAAGACGGCACGATGGTGAACCCCGCAAACGGTATGCGTGTTCAGGGCTGGATGGCGCAGGAAGTAGACGGTACCCGCCTTATCAACACCTCCGCACAGACGGAAGATCTCATCATTCCGATTGGGCAGAAGATCGATGCCCGTGCAACCACATCGGTGAACTATGCCTGTAACCTCGACAAGCGGCTTCCGGAACTTCCCGAAAATGCGAACCGCGCGCAAGTGCTGGAATCGACATGGACAACCGAGTTCAAAGTATACGATACTTTCGGCGAAACCCATGAACTTAATTTAAGCTTTTCGCGCGTCCCGGGCACACAGAACCAGTGGCTCGCGACGGTCAATGTTGACCCTGAAAACGCAGAAGCAACGGCAACGCGCACGGGCGTCGGTACTACCGAAGGCACCGGTAACACGTTTACCGTTACCTTCGACAACTACGGACACCTTGCTTCGGTTACCGATACGGCAGGAAATGCCTCCGCCGCAGCAGGACAAGTACTTGTGCAGGTTTCCTATAATGTTCCCGGTGCAACAGCCGGTGAAGACGGTGCTCCTGTCCGCCACACCTTTGATATTAACTTAGGTGAGATCGGTACTTCCCGCAATACGATTACACAGTTTGCGGAACGCAGCACAACGAAAGCATACGAACAGGACGGATACGCAATGGGCTATCTTGAAAACTTTAAGATTGACCAGAGCGGTATTATCACCGGTGTGTATTCCAACGGCGTAAGCAACGAGATCGGTCAGCTTGCGATGGCAGGCTTTGCAAACCAGGGCGGCTTGGAAAAAGCAGGTGAAAATACCTATATTCAGTCGAATAACTCCGGTATTGCGAATATCACCACATCGGGTGTTATGGGAAAGGGTAAACTGATTGCCGGTACCCTCGAAATGAGTAATGTCGATTTAACCGATCAGTTTACCGACATGATTATTACACAGCGCGGGTTCCAAGCAGGGGCAAAAACCATTCAAACGTCCGATACAATGCTTGAAACCGTATTGAATTTGAAGCGGTAA
- a CDS encoding flagellar FlbD family protein gives MVKVTRLNGTQYWINPHQIETIDCNPDVTLHMLSGKSFVIKETPEALIDAIVAYRKCIGIFKNEM, from the coding sequence ATGGTAAAGGTTACGCGGCTTAACGGTACACAGTATTGGATAAATCCCCATCAGATTGAAACGATAGACTGTAACCCCGATGTAACGTTGCATATGCTGTCGGGCAAGAGTTTTGTGATAAAAGAAACACCCGAAGCCTTGATCGATGCTATTGTCGCGTACCGCAAATGTATCGGTATCTTTAAAAACGAAATGTAA
- a CDS encoding motility protein A — protein MDIASFIGIFGGIAIVLFGAFMGSSLGGLIDVPSMFITIGGSYMCLFLTYPLSYVIGVFKVMGRVFKVADYKEKEMVQKLVALSEKSRRTGLLALEEEIQDFEDDFLRTGLRNVIDGIDGAAIRVSMENELTQMEERHNKWISLVNAWATLAPGFGMLGTVIGLIGMLLNIEDKSSLGPNMAVALVTTFYGSMMANWMLIPIASKLAYQNNLEVRSKEMIIEGILGIQSGDHPRILAQRLLTYLDPKDRKVLESELVRD, from the coding sequence ATGGATATAGCATCATTTATAGGTATATTCGGCGGTATTGCTATCGTTCTGTTCGGAGCTTTCATGGGAAGCTCGTTGGGCGGACTTATCGACGTTCCTTCGATGTTCATCACGATCGGCGGTTCGTATATGTGTTTGTTCTTAACCTATCCGCTTTCTTATGTTATCGGTGTTTTCAAGGTTATGGGCAGGGTGTTCAAAGTTGCCGATTATAAAGAAAAAGAAATGGTGCAAAAATTGGTCGCCTTGTCAGAAAAAAGCCGCCGTACCGGTCTTTTAGCTCTGGAAGAAGAAATTCAAGATTTTGAAGATGATTTTCTCCGTACCGGATTACGCAATGTTATCGACGGTATCGACGGGGCTGCTATCCGTGTGTCGATGGAAAACGAATTAACACAGATGGAAGAGCGGCATAACAAATGGATTTCGTTGGTAAACGCATGGGCAACCCTCGCACCGGGCTTTGGAATGTTGGGAACGGTTATCGGTCTTATCGGTATGTTGCTGAACATCGAAGATAAGAGTTCATTAGGTCCAAACATGGCTGTTGCATTGGTTACGACGTTCTACGGTTCTATGATGGCAAACTGGATGCTTATTCCGATAGCGTCAAAGCTTGCTTATCAGAATAATCTGGAGGTACGGTCAAAGGAAATGATTATCGAGGGTATCCTTGGTATTCAATCGGGCGATCACCCGCGTATCCTTGCGCAGCGTTTGCTGACGTATCTTGATCCTAAAGACCGAAAGGTTTTGGAATCCGAGCTTGTAAGGGATTAG
- the motB gene encoding flagellar motor protein MotB: MARKKKGASAPGSGWLTTYGDMVTLMLCFFVMLYEPSEVDITRLQALSASISGDPTGGSISLSAGKLADLGNTISSMPSMEKGKMLGTALKKAVSIFTPEIKTTKIAVTSDERGIVISLIAESFFARNSAELNIEESRETLLKIAQFLSDKELAARRFRIEGHTDSSDALAGKWTSNWELSAARAISVLHNLTDFGVQEDKFSIAGYADTRPVYSNETAEERAYNRRVDIIILDDAHF; the protein is encoded by the coding sequence ATGGCACGGAAAAAGAAAGGCGCGAGCGCTCCCGGCAGCGGATGGCTCACAACGTACGGTGATATGGTTACGCTGATGCTCTGTTTCTTTGTTATGCTCTATGAACCGAGCGAAGTAGATATCACTCGGTTACAGGCGTTATCGGCATCTATCAGCGGCGACCCTACCGGCGGTTCCATCTCGTTATCGGCGGGCAAACTTGCCGACCTCGGCAATACCATCAGTTCAATGCCGTCTATGGAAAAAGGGAAGATGCTCGGAACCGCCTTAAAAAAGGCTGTTTCGATTTTTACGCCCGAAATAAAGACGACTAAGATTGCTGTTACGAGCGATGAACGCGGTATTGTGATTTCACTTATAGCTGAGTCTTTTTTTGCCCGGAACAGTGCAGAGCTAAATATCGAAGAAAGCCGCGAAACATTATTGAAAATTGCGCAGTTTTTATCCGATAAAGAATTAGCGGCTCGCCGTTTCCGTATTGAAGGACACACCGATTCAAGCGATGCGCTTGCGGGAAAGTGGACAAGCAACTGGGAACTGTCGGCTGCCCGTGCAATCAGCGTATTGCACAATTTGACTGACTTTGGTGTGCAGGAAGATAAGTTTTCCATTGCCGGCTATGCAGATACTCGTCCTGTCTATTCCAACGAGACTGCAGAAGAACGTGCATATAATAGACGGGTTGATATTATCATTTTGGATGATGCACATTTTTAG